A portion of the bacterium genome contains these proteins:
- a CDS encoding tetratricopeptide repeat protein, whose translation MNRSPLTRLATTGLPLLILLLTGPTAPAQDVSSRIAGQALIAENPTDPASYTAYADFLIARGDLKSAEEILEIGRNKANASADLLITLGEVYEAQDRMARAESVTREALVIDPESVDGHVRMGEIYFRLGWPKSGMESFRTAVTLAPDATLPKVRVVGGLVEQNKPAEAEDECLKFISGDPENADLWLSLGQVFEKQDKLREAFTTYGQVLSLDPDQAEAYARQGRLFCRFGQYDAGRTACGKALEIDPQNMLAHAYMGIACSNLGDGETARKHAQIAESGGMNMTAVWKKLGN comes from the coding sequence ATGAACCGCAGCCCCCTGACTCGACTCGCCACCACCGGCCTGCCGCTGCTGATCCTTCTGCTGACGGGGCCCACGGCACCGGCCCAGGACGTTTCCAGCCGCATCGCCGGCCAGGCCCTCATCGCCGAGAACCCGACCGATCCGGCGTCCTACACGGCCTACGCCGACTTCCTGATCGCCCGCGGCGACCTCAAGTCGGCCGAGGAGATCCTCGAGATCGGGCGCAACAAGGCCAACGCCTCGGCCGACCTGCTGATCACCCTCGGCGAGGTCTACGAGGCCCAGGACCGCATGGCGCGCGCCGAGTCCGTCACCCGCGAGGCCCTGGTGATCGACCCCGAGTCGGTCGACGGCCACGTGCGCATGGGCGAGATCTACTTCCGGCTGGGCTGGCCCAAGTCGGGCATGGAATCGTTCCGGACGGCGGTGACGCTGGCGCCCGACGCGACCCTGCCCAAGGTGCGGGTCGTCGGTGGCCTGGTCGAGCAGAACAAGCCGGCCGAAGCCGAGGACGAGTGCCTGAAGTTCATTTCCGGCGATCCGGAGAACGCCGACCTCTGGCTTTCGCTGGGCCAGGTCTTCGAGAAGCAGGACAAGCTGCGTGAGGCCTTCACCACGTACGGCCAGGTGCTGTCGCTCGATCCGGACCAGGCCGAGGCCTACGCCCGCCAGGGCCGCCTCTTCTGCCGCTTCGGCCAGTACGACGCCGGGCGCACCGCCTGCGGCAAGGCGCTGGAGATCGATCCGCAGAACATGCTGGCCCACGCCTACATGGGCATCGCCTGCAGCAACCTCGGCGACGGCGAGACGGCGCGCAAGCACGCCCAGATCGCGGAGTCCGGCGGCATGAACATGACGGCGGTGTGGAAGAAGCTCGGCAACTAG
- a CDS encoding tetratricopeptide repeat protein → MSPPLIRRDAEPACRPLLGLALIVRDGGRRWTDLLDAALEWVDEIVVGDTGSRDGSDGQAARRGCRVFPLPWTDDFSAARNAVLERCRARWILVLDADEILCRADWQALRAWVEVGDSAGTPVAGTLTTRNYLAAPYGRRGWAPVPDPDPHGLPEGAPAPGYVPTCKVRVFPNDPRIRFRGAIHETVESSLWEAHVTAVDLPWPVHHFGYLDEDPAKARHYLSLAHRKTTEQPHDAQAWAELAECALKCGEATQARVAIDRSLVLQPGHPDRALTAGWLRLEAGELAEAEDLLARVMSHHEAGSPLVAEAAHLRAQIALRRDDAQRSARLLAVAIRLFPANGHFQNTLGTLHLSLGRPAPAREAFLRAAAALPGVAAPCRNLALLHAHLGDDEQAAVWQDEADQRSALRPACARQDETPAGAIA, encoded by the coding sequence ATGTCCCCGCCCCTCATCCGACGAGACGCCGAACCCGCATGTCGCCCCCTGCTCGGACTGGCCCTGATCGTCCGCGACGGAGGGCGCCGCTGGACCGACCTCCTCGACGCCGCCCTGGAGTGGGTCGACGAGATCGTCGTCGGCGACACCGGGAGCCGCGACGGGAGCGACGGGCAGGCCGCCCGACGCGGCTGCCGCGTCTTCCCGCTCCCCTGGACCGACGACTTCAGCGCCGCGCGCAACGCGGTGCTCGAACGCTGCCGGGCCCGCTGGATCCTGGTCCTGGACGCCGACGAGATCCTGTGCCGCGCCGACTGGCAGGCCCTGCGGGCCTGGGTCGAAGTCGGCGACAGCGCGGGGACCCCGGTCGCCGGCACCCTGACGACCCGCAACTATCTGGCAGCGCCCTACGGCCGACGCGGCTGGGCGCCCGTTCCGGACCCCGACCCCCATGGCCTGCCGGAGGGGGCGCCTGCTCCGGGATACGTGCCGACGTGCAAGGTCCGCGTCTTTCCCAACGATCCGCGCATCCGTTTCCGCGGCGCCATCCACGAGACCGTCGAGTCCAGCCTGTGGGAAGCCCACGTCACCGCGGTGGACCTGCCCTGGCCGGTCCACCACTTCGGCTATCTGGACGAGGACCCGGCCAAGGCACGCCACTACCTCAGCCTGGCCCACCGCAAGACCACCGAACAGCCCCACGACGCCCAGGCCTGGGCCGAGCTGGCCGAGTGCGCCCTCAAGTGCGGGGAAGCGACCCAGGCCCGTGTCGCCATCGACCGATCCCTCGTCCTGCAACCCGGCCACCCCGATCGCGCCCTGACCGCGGGCTGGCTGCGGCTCGAAGCCGGGGAACTGGCCGAGGCGGAGGATCTGCTCGCCCGGGTCATGTCGCACCACGAAGCCGGCTCCCCCCTCGTCGCCGAGGCGGCCCACCTGCGCGCCCAGATCGCGCTGCGACGTGACGACGCGCAGCGCTCCGCGCGACTGCTCGCCGTCGCCATCCGACTGTTTCCCGCCAACGGGCACTTCCAGAACACGCTGGGAACGTTGCATCTCTCCCTCGGGCGGCCCGCTCCCGCCCGGGAGGCCTTCCTGCGCGCCGCCGCGGCCCTGCCGGGAGTGGCCGCTCCCTGCCGCAACCTGGCTCTCCTGCATGCCCACCTGGGCGATGACGAGCAGGCCGCCGTCTGGCAGGACGAGGCCGACCAGCGCTCGGCACTCCGTCCGGCCTGCGCCAGGCAAGACGAAACCCCCGCCGGCGCGATCGCCTGA